The Trichosurus vulpecula isolate mTriVul1 chromosome 4, mTriVul1.pri, whole genome shotgun sequence genome contains a region encoding:
- the ZIC1 gene encoding zinc finger protein ZIC 1 has translation MLLDAGPQYPAIGVTTFGTSRHHSAGDVTDREVGLGINPFADGMGAFKINPSTHELASAGQTAFTSQAPGYAAAAALGHHHHPTHVSSYSSAAFNSTRDFLFRNRGFGEAAASAQHSLFASAAAGGFAGPHGHTDAAGHLLFPGLHEQAAGHASPNVVNGQMRLGFSGDMYGRPDQYGQVTSPRSEHYASTQLHGYGHMNMNMAAHHGAGAFFRYMRQPIKQELICKWIEPEQLSNPKKSCNKTFSTMHELVTHVTVEHVGGPEQSNHICFWEECPREGKPFKAKYKLVNHIRVHTGEKPFPCPFPGCGKVFARSENLKIHKRTHTGEKPFKCEFEGCDRRFANSSDRKKHMHVHTSDKPYLCKMCDKSYTHPSSLRKHMKVHESSSQGSQPSPAASSGYESSTPPTIVSPSTENQTTSSLSPSSSAVHHTSGHSTLSSNFNEWYV, from the exons ATGCTTCTGGACGCCGGACCCCAGTATCCCGCCATCGGGGTGACTACATTCGGAACGTCTCGCCACCACTCCGCAGGCGATGTGACGGACAGAGAGGTGGGCTTGGGTATCAACCCCTTCGCCGACGGCATGGGAGCCTTTAAAATTAACCCCAGCACCCACGAACTGGCCTCGGCCGGCCAGACTGCCTTCACCTCTCAGGCTCCTGGCTACGCGGCCGCGGCCGCCCTGGGCCACCACCACCATCCGACCCATGTCAGTTCGTACTCGAGTGCCGCTTTCAACTCGACCCGGGACTTTTTGTTCCGCAACCGGGGCTTCGGCGAGGCGGCGGCCAGCGCACAGCACAGCCTCTTCGCGTCGGCCGCGGCGGGCGGCTTTGCTGGGCCCCACGGGCACACCGACGCCGCGGGCCACCTTCTCTTCCCGGGGCTGCACGAGCAGGCAGCCGGCCACGCTTCGCCCAATGTGGTGAACGGGCAGATGCGCCTGGGCTTCTCCGGGGACATGTATGGGCGGCCTGATCAGTATGGCCAGGTCACCAGCCCGCGCTCGGAGCACTACGCTTCCACCCAGTTACACGGCTACGGGCACATGAACATGAACATGGCTGCCCACCACGGGGCGGGGGCCTTTTTTCGCTACATGCGGCAGCCCATCAAACAGGAACTCATCTGTAAGTGGATTGAGCCGGAGCAGTTGTCCAACCCCAAAAAGTCCTGCAACAAAACTTTCAGCACCATGCACGAGTTGGTAACTCATGTCACGGTGGAGCATGTTGGCGGCCCGGAGCAGTCCAATCACATCTGCTTCTGGGAAGAGTGTCCGAGAGAGGGGAAACCTTTCAAAGCCAAATACAAACTTGTAAACCACATCCGAGTCCACACAGGGGAAAAGCCCTTCCCCTGTCCCTTTCCTGGATGCGGGAAAGTGTTTGCCCGATCAGAGAATTTAAAGATTCACAAAAGAACTCACACAG GTGAAAAACCATTTAAGTGTGAATTCGAAGGCTGTGACAGGCGATTTGCAAATAGCAGCGACCGCAAAAAGCACATGCACGTGCATACTTCTGATAAACCTTATCTCTGCAAAATGTGTGATAAGTCCTACACCCATCCGAGCTCACTCAGAAAACACATGAAG GTCCACGAATCCTCTTCCCAGGGATCGCAGCCTTCTCCAGCCGCCAGTTCAGGTTACGAATCTTCTACCCCACCCACCATCGTGTCTCCTTCCACTGAAAACCAGACCACGAGCTCCCTTTCTCCATCATCTTCAGCAGTCCACCACACGTCTGGCCACAGCACACTCTCGTCAAATTTTAACGAATGGTacgtttaa